In Pseudomonas poae, a single genomic region encodes these proteins:
- a CDS encoding adenine DNA glycosylase: MRNEQFSTAVLDWYDRHGRHDLPWQQGITPYRVWVSEIMLQQTQVSTVLNYFDRFMASLPTVEALAAAPEDEVLHLWTGLGYYTRARNLQKTAKIVVAEYGGEFPRDVEKLTELPGIGLSTAGAIASLSMGLRAPILDGNVKRVLARFTAQEGYPGEPKVAKQLWATADRFTPHDRVNAYTQAMMDMGATLCTRSKPSCLLCPLEKGCEAHMLGLETRYPIPKPRKTIPQKRTLMPMLANAEGAILLYRRPSTGLWGGLWSLPELDDLQDLEHLAHQHALELGKQQELPGLIHTFSHFQLAIEPWLVQVEESAHHVAEADWLWYNLATPPRLGLAAPVKKLLKRAADVLNAGVSS; encoded by the coding sequence ATGAGAAACGAGCAGTTTTCAACGGCGGTACTGGACTGGTACGACCGCCACGGTCGCCATGACCTGCCCTGGCAACAGGGCATCACGCCCTACCGGGTGTGGGTCTCGGAGATCATGCTGCAACAGACCCAGGTGAGCACCGTGCTCAATTACTTCGACCGGTTCATGGCCTCCTTGCCGACGGTCGAAGCCCTGGCCGCCGCGCCCGAAGATGAAGTACTGCACCTGTGGACGGGCCTGGGTTATTACACCCGGGCGCGCAACCTGCAGAAGACCGCGAAAATTGTCGTGGCCGAGTACGGCGGCGAATTTCCCAGGGATGTGGAAAAGCTCACCGAATTGCCAGGCATTGGCCTGTCCACCGCCGGCGCAATCGCCAGCCTGAGCATGGGCCTGCGCGCACCGATCCTCGACGGCAACGTCAAGCGCGTGCTGGCACGCTTTACCGCCCAGGAGGGCTACCCGGGCGAACCCAAGGTTGCCAAGCAGCTGTGGGCGACCGCAGATCGCTTCACGCCACACGACCGCGTCAACGCCTACACCCAGGCGATGATGGACATGGGCGCCACCCTCTGCACCCGCAGCAAACCCAGCTGCCTGCTGTGCCCGCTGGAAAAAGGCTGCGAAGCCCACATGCTCGGCCTGGAGACACGCTACCCCATCCCCAAGCCGCGCAAGACCATCCCCCAGAAGCGCACGCTGATGCCCATGCTGGCGAATGCCGAGGGCGCGATCCTGCTTTACCGCCGCCCATCGACAGGGCTATGGGGTGGACTGTGGAGCTTGCCGGAATTGGACGACCTGCAAGACCTGGAACACCTCGCCCACCAGCACGCATTGGAACTGGGCAAGCAACAGGAGCTGCCGGGGTTGATCCACACCTTCAGCCATTTCCAACTGGCGATCGAACCCTGGCTGGTCCAGGTCGAGGAATCCGCCCATCACGTGGCCGAGGCCGACTGGCTCTGGTATAACCTCGCCACCCCGCCGCGCCTGGGCCTTGCCGCCCCGGTAAAAAAACTGCTGAAGCGCGCGGCCGACGTATTGAATGCAGGAGTGTCGTCATGA
- a CDS encoding oxidative damage protection protein, translating into MTRTVMCRKYKEELPALERPPYPGAKGQDIYDHVSAKAWADWLKHQTLLINEKRLNMMNAEDRKYLAGEMDKFFSGEDYAKADGYVPPAQ; encoded by the coding sequence ATGACCCGCACCGTAATGTGCCGCAAGTACAAAGAAGAACTGCCAGCCTTGGAGCGCCCTCCGTATCCGGGCGCCAAGGGCCAGGACATCTACGACCACGTCTCTGCCAAAGCCTGGGCCGACTGGCTGAAACACCAGACCCTGCTGATCAACGAAAAACGCCTGAACATGATGAACGCCGAAGACCGCAAATATTTGGCAGGCGAGATGGACAAGTTCTTTTCCGGCGAGGATTACGCCAAGGCCGACGGTTACGTGCCGCCTGCTCAATAA